CCGAAGGGAGGAAAGGGTACGCGCAGCGGATGCGTATTCCTCGCCTTTGTAATACGCGTTCCCAATTTTAAAGAGAGCGTAGTCGGCTCTTTCACTATCAGGAAAGAGGATTAAGAACTTCTTGTATTCGGTGATTGCCCTGTAGTATTCGCCCTCTGCCATGAAGGTGTCGGCAATCTTCAGCTCGACATCTTCCGTCAGGACGATGCTCTTCTCTTCGGCATGCGCTGGCAGCGTAAGAAAGACTGCCAGGGAAAGAAACAGAACGGCGCTCGAGAATGATCTGGACGGGCGAGTCATTTTTCGAAAAGGAGATTGCTGGAGACTGGATCAAAGAGTTTTCCGTTCGGAAGCAACGGATAATCCGGCCCGGGCTTTTTGAAGACGTTGCAGCGTGTCTGGCGATCGCCAATCATTATGATCCCCAGCACCGGCCCCTGCTCTTGTATAGCTTCGTACCCGTAATGAGAGCAGCTGGGACGAAAACCGCACCTGTCGGGTCCGCCTTGAGATGAGATTCTGGATTGATAAAACTCTATGAGACCGAGCAGCGCAATGCGAACGCTGGAAGTCTCCAAATCCTCGCCGACCTCAGCACGCGACTCAGTCGCCGGCGGTCCCTTCATCATGAAGCCTGATGCACATACAGGAACGATCGAGCCGGAAAGGAAAAGCGTTCCGAGGATCACTATGCAAGCGAGGCGGCCGCGCATCGCCTTAATGCTCCCTACTTGTTTTGCGCACCCTGGTCTATGAGATTCTTTTTTGCTGTCTCGTACTCTTCTTTGGAGATAGCGCCTTTCTTGTACGCCGCTTCGAGGCTCTCCAGCTGTTGACCCAGCGTCGGCGTCGCGGATACGTTCACCGGTGCTGGCTCGACTTTTGTCGTGCCACCACCGCAGCACGCAGAAATACTCACCGCAAAGACAAGCAACAAACCCAGTGCAGACATCCTGGCAAAACTCATGCAACAATCCCCCTCTGGTGAATAATCTTGGTTCACTATAGCATTAAAGCAGGCACCAGGCAACCCTACAAGCATGCCCGCCGAACGTGCCTTTTCAGCAGCGACAGCATATTGCGCGATTCCGAACAGAGGAGAAGAATTTCCTCTCGTACACGCTAATCCTCTTGAGGCAGAACACAGGTACCGATCGACCCGTACAAGCAGCGTTTGACCCCGTCCAGCCAGATGGCGCCCGACAGATTGGCGCCCGCAATAGTGGCATAGGAGAGGTCTGCACCCCCTAGGATGGCTCCGGATAGGTTCGCATTCGTGAGGTTGGCACTGGAAAGGTTCGCATTCGTGAGGTTGGCAGCGGAAAGATTGGCACCCGCGAGGTTGGCGCCGGACAGGTTCGATTCAGACAACGGAGCGTAGCTCAGATCACACCCGGGGCACTGCCCTGCAGACTTGAGATTCTCCAGGCTTGCCTCATTAAAAGCATGTGACGCAACAGACATGGCAAATAAAAATGTTAGAGCAACAATGCAGATAGCGATCATCATGGTCGTCCGCTTCATGGCCCTCCCCTCCCTAATTGATTTCGGTGTGGCGTATCGGGGCGCGTCAGCTTCTCCTCTTCAGGATCCCAGCATCTCACCGATGGCTTTCCCGTAATCCTGGCACGCGCGCCTTCCTTGCGTCGTGTCGACCACCTCCTCCTTGAGGAGGAAGGAGCCGAGATTGGTCATGTTCATCTTAAAGACGAACTCCATGGTTTCGAATATTGCCTTGGCAGCATCTCCGCTGTGGGTGTGGGAGCCGAAAGCCCCTCCTACCTTTCCGTTAAGCTCTGCCTTTTGGGCCATGAAAAGAAACGTTTTAAAATTCTGGGTCATATCTCGATGGTACGTAGGACACCCGAAAATATATGCGTCAAAGCCGTTCAGATCTTTTTCATCCTTTATGTCAGAGATCTTCTTCACCTCCGCATTGTGTCCGCTGATGCGCACCCCTTCCGCAATACCATCCGCCATGGTCTGCGTCATCCCGGTTCTGCTGTAATAAGCTACCATCACGTTTTTCATAAGCCACCTCGCCTTCTATGGTATCCGCTCCCCGGCGGGACCGGTCTCACGACCACTACGTGGTGAGTCTTCTTCCAGGTGCGAAACGGCTGCAATGATAACAAAATGTCCCTTCTGGTGTCAAACTCCCCGGACTTCCTGACATTACCAAACAGTAATACTCCTGTAATCTTCCCATCAGCTTGGCTCTGTATACTAGACACAGGTTGAATGGCTGGGCCCGGTCGACAATCAAAATACCCAGTAGAGGGAGGTACGTTTTATGAAGAAGAGTCTGGTAATGTTAGTTGCGCTGTTCACGATGGTCGCTTTCGCGGGCGTGAGCATGGCTCAGGCACCGGCTAAACAGTCCGATAAGCCTGCAACGGCTGCACCCGAGAAACCTGCGCCGGCGGCGGAGAAGGCAAAATCGGAATCGCCGAAAGCCGAGAAGAAGAGCGATGAGAAAAAGCCGGAAGAGAAGAAACCGGCTCCTGAAAAGAAGAACTAGGTCATATCAGGTCGTGGCATGAGGGCACGGCTCCGGGCTCGGGGTAGTGCCCTTTGCTTTAGGATCGGGGTTTTGATCCCGTCTGCACCCATCAGCATTATCCTTATTGACACCTGGTGCGAGAACAATGTAAATTGGCTCTCAAGAAAAGCATGAGCTCAACTCGTGCGTCTTTGACCCTCGAGCTCAATAATGATAGTACAATCCCAGGAGGTCGGCAATGGATGATGTCAAGCGGATTCTTGTTGTGAGCAGGGATACGACTGAGTGCAAGAAGGCGGTCCACATGGGGGTGTCATTGGCGAAGAAATACGGTGCGGAGCTCAGTGTTGTCCATGTGTTTCACAACGTGTTCGGACTGAAGGGCGGGGTCTTGTACATACCCCATCTGGCAGATCTGGAACAAACATATAAAAACATGGTGAAGGAAGTGAAGCAGGACATCGACCGTATCATAGCGGAAGAGAAAGCAGCAGGTATGAAGATCAAAGAAATGGTGAAGGACGGTGATCCTGCCGAGGTAATCATCCGCACCATCCAGGAAGAAAAAGCAGATTTGATGATCATGGCCCGGCACGAAGAAGGGCGTATCGAGCATATTCTGTACTACAGAGGCATCGACGAGGTCACAAGGAAGATGCCTTGTTCCATCCTGTTGGTCAAGGCCGAGCCATTCTCAGAGGCGTGAGGGGTCGCACGCACGGAATTGGCGGAATTATTTGAAACATTAATTACCATTCTGTAATTTTCGCGTCGTATTGCCATTACGAAAGCAGAACCTGATTATCAGGACGAAGCCTTCGCTTCTATATCGCCAATAACTTGAAGACGCGAGGCTCGCTCCAGGTTCAA
The Syntrophorhabdales bacterium genome window above contains:
- the yidD gene encoding membrane protein insertion efficiency factor YidD; this translates as MRGRLACIVILGTLFLSGSIVPVCASGFMMKGPPATESRAEVGEDLETSSVRIALLGLIEFYQSRISSQGGPDRCGFRPSCSHYGYEAIQEQGPVLGIIMIGDRQTRCNVFKKPGPDYPLLPNGKLFDPVSSNLLFEK
- a CDS encoding SHOCT domain-containing protein; this translates as MSFARMSALGLLLVFAVSISACCGGGTTKVEPAPVNVSATPTLGQQLESLEAAYKKGAISKEEYETAKKNLIDQGAQNK
- a CDS encoding pentapeptide repeat-containing protein, with amino-acid sequence MKRTTMMIAICIVALTFLFAMSVASHAFNEASLENLKSAGQCPGCDLSYAPLSESNLSGANLAGANLSAANLTNANLSSANLTNANLSGAILGGADLSYATIAGANLSGAIWLDGVKRCLYGSIGTCVLPQED
- a CDS encoding flavodoxin domain-containing protein, coding for MKNVMVAYYSRTGMTQTMADGIAEGVRISGHNAEVKKISDIKDEKDLNGFDAYIFGCPTYHRDMTQNFKTFLFMAQKAELNGKVGGAFGSHTHSGDAAKAIFETMEFVFKMNMTNLGSFLLKEEVVDTTQGRRACQDYGKAIGEMLGS
- a CDS encoding universal stress protein — protein: MDDVKRILVVSRDTTECKKAVHMGVSLAKKYGAELSVVHVFHNVFGLKGGVLYIPHLADLEQTYKNMVKEVKQDIDRIIAEEKAAGMKIKEMVKDGDPAEVIIRTIQEEKADLMIMARHEEGRIEHILYYRGIDEVTRKMPCSILLVKAEPFSEA